A single Oncorhynchus mykiss isolate Arlee chromosome 22, USDA_OmykA_1.1, whole genome shotgun sequence DNA region contains:
- the LOC118943589 gene encoding antifreeze protein Maxi-like, with translation METKPLTNGNNGGYNVAGEINVSFILSPFSPPLVIERKLEVASSLAAAAASSLAAAAASSLAAAAASSLAAAAASSLAAAAASSLAAAAASSLAAAAASSLAAAAASSLAAAAASSLAAAAASSLAAAAASSLAAAAASSLAAAAASSLAAAAAPSLAAAAASSLAAAAASSLAAAAASSLAAALRSRRGMRALCEASAVACRTQCW, from the exons ATGGAAACTAAACCCCTGACCAATGGAAATAATGGAGGCTACAATGTGGCAG GAGAAATAAAC GTTTCATTCATTCTTTCTCCTTTTTCTCCACCGTTGGTAATTGAAAGGAAGCTAGAGGTAGCCTCGTCTCTGGCAGCAGCCGCAGCCTCATCTCTGGCAGCAGCCGCAGCCTCGTCTCTGGCAGCAGCCGCAGCCTCGTCTCTGGCAGCAGCCGCAGCCTCGTCTCTGGCAGCAGCCGCAGCCTCGTCTCTGGCAGCAGCCGCAGCCTCGTCTCTGGCAGCAGCCGCAGCCTCGTCTCTGGCAGCAGCCGCAGCCTCGTCTCTGGCAGCAGCCGCAGCCTCGTCTCTGGCAGCAGCCGCAGCCTCGTCTCTGGCAGCAGCCGCAGCCTCGTCTCTGGCAGCAGCCGCAGCCTCGTCTCTGGCAGCAGCCGCAGCCTCGTCTCTGGCAGCAGCCGCAGCCCCGTCTCTGGCAGCAGCCGCAGCCTCGTCCCTGGCAGCAGCCGCAGCCTCGTCCCTGGCAGCAGCCGCAGCCTCGTCCCTGGCAGCAGCCCTGAG gtcACGGAGGGGCATGAGAGCCTTGTGCGAGGCCAGTGCCGTTGCTTGCCGGACCCAGTGCTGGTGA